The Streptomyces sp. NBC_00483 genome contains the following window.
GGTCACACCGAAGCAGGGCTGGGTGTCATGGCCGGAGCGGGTTCCGGTCGACCGGTACGCCGTCGTCTACCCGTGCGCGGGCGCCCTCGCGGACGTCGACAGGGCGGCGCCGCCCGGCGGACTCGCGGCGCTGCTCGGCACGGCCCGCGCGCAGGTCCTCGTCCTCCTCGAACAGCCGCTGACCACCAGCCAGTTGGTGGCCCTCACAGGACAGGGCCTCGGCTCGGTGGGCCGCCACCTGAAGGTGCTGCACGCGGCCCGTCTCGTACAGCGGCGCAGGGCGGGCCGCTCGGTGCTCTACTTCCGTACGCCGACGGGGGACGCGCTCCTTCGGGCCCAACGGCCGGGCCTGTAAAGGGGTTTGTAAGGGGACCTGCAAAGGGGTCTGTGTGCGGGCCTGCAAAGGGGCCTGAAAGGGCCCTGTAAAGGCTCCGCTCACTCCGCTGTGGTGCTCCCGTCACTTTCGAACGCTACTCTGCCCCACGCGTACCCCGGGCCCGGTGTGACGGGAGTTCGCGCCGCCCCGCCTGGCCCGCGTTCGCGGCCGGTTCCGCCGAGCACCTGGATCGCGTACCCACCTCATGTCCTGGTTCGAATCATTCATCCTCGGGCTCGTCCAGGGGCTCACGGAGTTCCTGCCGATCTCGTCGAGCGCCCATCTGCGCCTCACGGCCGCGTTCGCGGGCTGGCACGACCCCGGCGCCGCCTTCACGGCGATCACCCAGCTCGGCACCGAGACCGCGGTCGTCATCTACTTCCGCAAGGACATCGCGCGGATCATCTCGGCGTGGTTCAGGTCCCTCACCGACAAGACGATGCGGGGCGACCACGACGCGCAGATGGGCTGGCTGGTGATCGTCGGCTCGATCCCGATCGGGGTGCTCGGCGTGACGTTCAAGGACCAGATCGAGGGCCCGTTCCGCGATCTGCGGCTCACCGCGACGACGCTGATCGTGATGGGCGTCGTCCTCGGCATCGCCGACCGGCTGGCGGCCCGCGACGAGACGGGCGGTCGCCACCGTGTGGCCCACACCCGCAAGGAACTCAAGGATCTCTCGGTCAAGGACGGCCTGATCTACGGCCTGTGCCAGGCGCTGGCCCTCATCCCCGGCGTCTCCCGCTCCGGCGCCACGATCAGCGGCGGCCTCTTCCTCGGCTACACCCGTGAGTCCGCGGCCCGCTACTCCTTCCTCCTGGCGATCCCGGCGGTCCTGGCCTCGGGCGTCTTCGAGCTCAAGGACGCGAGCGAGGGCGGCCATGTCTCCTGGGGCCCCACGGTGTTCGCCACACTGATCGCCTTCGGCGTCGGATACGCGGTGATCGCCTGGCTCATGAAGTTCATCTCGACGCGCAGCTTCATGCCGTTCGTGTACTACCGGATCATCCTCGGCATCGCCCTGTTCATCCTGGTGAGCGTGGGCGTACTCAGCCCGCATGCCGCGGAGTCGGCGGGCTGAGCGGATCCGGAAGAGAGACGGACCAAGAGAAACAGACCCGGGAAAGGGGCCGACCCGGGGAAGAGACCGGGCGCCCCAAGTGTTGCGACCCACGTCACAGTTGATCCGAACGGGACGGGTGGGCGCGGGATGCGAGCGGTGCGGTTTCACGAGTACGGCGGGATCGATGTGCTGCGGGTCGAGGACGCGCCGCGGCCCGTGCCCGCGGCCGACCAGGTGCTGGTCGAGGTGCGGGCGGCCGGGATCCAGCCCGGCGAGGTGAGCATCAGGACAGGCTTCCTGCACGAGCGGTGGCCCGCCACGTTCCCGTCGGGGCAGGGCAGCGATCTGGCCGGGGTCGTCGTCGAAGTCGGCTCCCACGTACGGGACTTCGGGGTCGGCGACGAGGTCGTCGGATTCACGCACCGCAGGGCCAGCCACGCCGAGTACGTCGTCGTCGACGACGTGAACCTCGTGCACCGCCCTTCCGGGCTCCCCTGGGACGTGGCCGGATCCCTGTACGTCGCCGGGTCCACCGCGTACGCCTGCGTATGGGCCGTGGACCTCCGCCCCGGCGACACGGTCGTGGTGTCCGGCGCGGCGGGCGGCGTCGGGTCGATGGCCGTACAGCTCGCGCGGCGCCACGGCGTCACCGTCATCGGGCTCGCGAGCGAGCCGCATCACGGCTGGCTGAAGGAGAAGGGCGTGATCCCCCTCGCGTACGGGGACGGGGTGCGGGAGCGGATCCGGGAGGCCGCGGGAGACCGGGGTGTCGACGCGTTCATCGACACGTTCGGCACCGGCTATGTCGAGCTCGCCGTGGAGCTGGGGGTGCGGCCCGAGCGCATCAACACCATCCGCGACTGGAAGGTCGCGGGCCGGGTCGGCGCCCGTACCTACGGGGAGGGCGCGGCGGCCAGCGCGGTCGTCCTCGGCGAACTGGCCCGACTGGCCTCGCGCGGCGAGCTGGAGGTCCCGATCGCCCGCACCTACCCGCTGGAGGAAGTACGCGAGGCCTTCCGCGAGTTGGAGCGCCGGCACACCCACGGGAAGATCGTGCTCAAGCCGTAGGGGCGCGGGCAGAGCGTCACCAGGGCAGCGGCCCCTCGGCGGAGACATACGTACCCGTCGGCCCGTCCGCGCCGACCCGCGCCATCCGCACGATGATCTCGGCGCCCTGTTCGACGGTCTGGACGCCCGTGTTGCCGTTCAGGTCGGTCCTGGTGAAGCCGGGCTCGACCGCGTTGATCCGGAGCTCCGGGAACGCCTTCGCGTACTGCACCGTCAGCATGTTCACGGCGGTCTTGGAGGCCGGGTAGGCGAGGCCGGGGTAGCCGGCCGCCGGGTTGCCCGGGTCGGTGGCGCCGGCCAGCGAGGCCAGGCCGCTGCTGACGTTGACGATGACCGGGGCGGCGGAGCGGCGCAGCAGCGGCAGGAACGCGTGGGTGACGCGGACGGTGCCGAAGACGTTCGTCTCGAACAGCGGGCGCAGGGTGTCGACGGTCTCGTCGGCCGGGAGCACGATGCCGTTGCCGTCGGTGCGGCCCTCGATGCCGGCGTTGTTGATCAGTACGTCGAGGCCGCCCTCGACCTCGATCGTCTTCGCGGCGGCCGCGACGGAGGCGTCGTCGGTGACGTCGATGACGACGTGCCGCGCGCCGAGCTCCTCGGCGGCGCGACGGCCGCGCTCGGGGTCGCGGGCGCCGACGTAGACCGTGTGGCCCGCCTCGACGAGGCGGCGGGCGGTTTCGTGTCCGAGGCCCTTGTTGGCCCCGGTGATCAGTGTGGTGGTCATGCGTCCAGGCTGCGCCGGGGGCGGTCCGGCGACCAGTCGTCCCGTCTTCCTGGGACCGGCGATACCAGGAAGATCCGGCCCTGGCGGGGCACAGTGGTGGCATGGCACATGCGGAGCTCGGCGATTTCGGGGAGACGGTGCGGCGCTGGCGGGACCGGGTCCCGCCGGAGGCCGCGGGGATCGCCGCCGTGGGGCAGCGGCGGGCCGCGGGGCTGCGCCGCGAGGAGCTTGCGCTGCTCGCGGGGATCTCGGCGGACTACGTCACCCGGCTGGAACAGGGCCGCGCCACCCACCCCTCCGACCAGGTCGTGGAGGCGCTGGCCCGCGCGCTGCGCCTTACGGACGCGGAGCGTGAGCACCTCTTCCGGCTCGCGGGTCTCGCGCCGCCGGGCCTTGAGACGGTGCCGGCCCGGCTCACCCCTGGCGTGCGCCGGCTCCTGGACCGGCTGTCCGGGACGCCGGCCGCGGTGTTCGACGCGGCGTGGACGCTGCTGCTCGCGAACCCGCTGTACACGGCGCTGCTCGGCGAGCGCCCGGAGTGGGGAGGCAACGGGCGCAACGGCGTGTGGTGGACGTTCCTCGGGCCGACGAGCCGGGTCCGGCAGACCCCCGACGAGCGGCAGGCCATGGAGACGGCCCTGGTGTCGGACCTGCGCACGACCGCGAGCCGCTACCCACTGGACCCGCGTCTGCACACGCTCGTCGACGAACTCCGCACGCGCAGCCCGCGGTTCGCCGAGCTGTGGGACTCGGGGGCCGTCGGCCGGCACGCCGCGGCGCGCAAGACGATCGACCACCCGGAGGTCGGCCCGCTGACGCTGGACTGCGACATTCTCACGGTGGCGGGCGACGATCTGCGCGTCATGCTCTACACGGCCGAGCCCGGCACCCCGGACGCGGACCGTCTGACGCTGCTCGCCACGACGGCGCTTCCGACGGCGGTCGGCGCGTGACCAGGCCTTTCGCGAACTCCTTTACATCTTCGGTCACTTGACGCTCAGGACCGTTCGCTCAGGGTTCCCAAACCGGGCGGCCCGCACGTAGCCTTGGCACATGCCGCCCGTCAATTCTGGTCCTGTGCGGTCTGCCGAGGAAGTCAACGAGCAGATCCGCGGATTGTGGCTGCGCACCGGAGGCCGACTCACCGGAGAGCAGCGCGCCCAGTACGCGCTGCTGGTCACGGAGTGGGCGGCCGCGGTGCGCGCGGAGGTCGTGGAAGCGGCCTAGGGCCTGCCGTTCGGATCAGGCCCCGACCGTCTCCACAGCCACCACCGCCTCCACCCGCCGGGGGCCGCTCAGCGTCCCCCGGCCACCCTCACCACGGTCCCCGTCGTATACGACGCGTCCGGCGACAGCAGCCAGGCGATCGCCCCCGCGATCTCGTCCGCCCTCCCCGGGCGCCGCAGCGGGATCCCGGGAGCCGCTTCGCGCGCGATGTCGGGCGTGCCGCTGGTGGCGTGGATCTCGGTGTCGATGATGCCGGGCGCCACACCGTTGACCCGTACGCCCGCCGGGCCGAGCTCCTTGGCGAGGCCCAGGGTGATCGTGTCCACGGCCGCCTTGGACGCGGCGTAGTGCACGTACTGGCCGGGGCTGCCGATGGTGGCGGCCCCGGAGGACACGTTCACGATGGCGCCGGCGCCCGCCGCCGTCATGTCGCGTGCGGCGCGGCGGCAGCACAGCAGGACACCGAGGACGTTGACGTCGAGGACGCGGCGGAAGTCCTCGGTGCGCGCCTCGGCGAAGGGGCCGACCGGAGCAGTGACACCCGCGTTGTTCACCAGCCCGGTGAGCGGCCCGAGTTGGGCACGCGCCTCGTCGAAGAGGCGCTCCACATCGGCCTCTTGGGAGGT
Protein-coding sequences here:
- a CDS encoding undecaprenyl-diphosphate phosphatase, with protein sequence MSWFESFILGLVQGLTEFLPISSSAHLRLTAAFAGWHDPGAAFTAITQLGTETAVVIYFRKDIARIISAWFRSLTDKTMRGDHDAQMGWLVIVGSIPIGVLGVTFKDQIEGPFRDLRLTATTLIVMGVVLGIADRLAARDETGGRHRVAHTRKELKDLSVKDGLIYGLCQALALIPGVSRSGATISGGLFLGYTRESAARYSFLLAIPAVLASGVFELKDASEGGHVSWGPTVFATLIAFGVGYAVIAWLMKFISTRSFMPFVYYRIILGIALFILVSVGVLSPHAAESAG
- a CDS encoding NADP-dependent oxidoreductase, which produces MRAVRFHEYGGIDVLRVEDAPRPVPAADQVLVEVRAAGIQPGEVSIRTGFLHERWPATFPSGQGSDLAGVVVEVGSHVRDFGVGDEVVGFTHRRASHAEYVVVDDVNLVHRPSGLPWDVAGSLYVAGSTAYACVWAVDLRPGDTVVVSGAAGGVGSMAVQLARRHGVTVIGLASEPHHGWLKEKGVIPLAYGDGVRERIREAAGDRGVDAFIDTFGTGYVELAVELGVRPERINTIRDWKVAGRVGARTYGEGAAASAVVLGELARLASRGELEVPIARTYPLEEVREAFRELERRHTHGKIVLKP
- a CDS encoding SDR family NAD(P)-dependent oxidoreductase, translated to MTTTLITGANKGLGHETARRLVEAGHTVYVGARDPERGRRAAEELGARHVVIDVTDDASVAAAAKTIEVEGGLDVLINNAGIEGRTDGNGIVLPADETVDTLRPLFETNVFGTVRVTHAFLPLLRRSAAPVIVNVSSGLASLAGATDPGNPAAGYPGLAYPASKTAVNMLTVQYAKAFPELRINAVEPGFTRTDLNGNTGVQTVEQGAEIIVRMARVGADGPTGTYVSAEGPLPW
- a CDS encoding helix-turn-helix transcriptional regulator, giving the protein MAHAELGDFGETVRRWRDRVPPEAAGIAAVGQRRAAGLRREELALLAGISADYVTRLEQGRATHPSDQVVEALARALRLTDAEREHLFRLAGLAPPGLETVPARLTPGVRRLLDRLSGTPAAVFDAAWTLLLANPLYTALLGERPEWGGNGRNGVWWTFLGPTSRVRQTPDERQAMETALVSDLRTTASRYPLDPRLHTLVDELRTRSPRFAELWDSGAVGRHAAARKTIDHPEVGPLTLDCDILTVAGDDLRVMLYTAEPGTPDADRLTLLATTALPTAVGA
- a CDS encoding SDR family NAD(P)-dependent oxidoreductase, which encodes MNRPITLVTGGSRGIGAATSVRLAREGHDVALSFVSDKDAAERTAEAVRAEGARCAVVRADTSQEADVERLFDEARAQLGPLTGLVNNAGVTAPVGPFAEARTEDFRRVLDVNVLGVLLCCRRAARDMTAAGAGAIVNVSSGAATIGSPGQYVHYAASKAAVDTITLGLAKELGPAGVRVNGVAPGIIDTEIHATSGTPDIAREAAPGIPLRRPGRADEIAGAIAWLLSPDASYTTGTVVRVAGGR